From the genome of Paracidovorax avenae:
GTGACGGAGATCGTGGTGGCGACCGTGGGACTGGCGTTGATCACGCTCATCACGCGTGCCTTCTTCATGATTCCCGAGAAGGAAGTCCCGATGCCCGACTGGCTCAAGCGGGGGCTGAAGTACGCCCCGCTCGCGGCGCTGGCGGCCGTGCTGGCGCCGGAGCTTTTCATGGCGGGCGGTGAATTCATCGGGACCCTGCAGGACGCCCGGCTGCCGGCCATGGCCTGCGCCGCGGCCTACTATTTCTGGCGCCGCGGCATCCTGGGCACGATCTGCGTGGGCATGGCGGTCTATCTGCCGCTGCACATCGGCCTGGGCTGGTAGCGCCCGCGCTCTGCGCGCCTACAATCCCTCGCAGTTTTTTCGCACCAGCCGCCTGCCCGCCACTCCCGGTGGCCGGCCAGGCTTTTCCACACCCTTCCAGCCCATGCAAATCCTTCGCTTTTCCGACCTCTGCGCCCAAGGCCAGGCCCGCGGCCAGCGCGTGTTCATCCGCGCCGATCTGAACGTGCCCCAGGACGACGACGGCCGCATCACCGAAGACACGCGCATCCGCGCATCCGTGCCGTGCATCCGGATGGCGCTGGACGCAGGCGCCGCGGTGATGGTGACGAGCCACCTCGGCCGTCCCACGGAAGGCACGCTCACGCCCGCGGACTCGCTCGCACCCGTGGCGGCGCGCCTGTCGGAACTGCTCGGCTGCGAAGTGCCACTGGTAGCCGACTGGGTGGACGGCGTGCAGGTGCAGCCCGGCCAGGTCGTGCTGCTGGAGAACTGCCGCGTGAACGTGGGCGAAAAGAAGAACAAGCCGGAGCTGGCGCAGAAGATGGCCAAGCTCTGCGACATCTATGTGAACGATGCCTTCGGCACCGCGCACCGTGCCGAGGGCACGACCTACGGCATCGCCGAGTACGCGAAGGTGGCCTGCGCCGGCCCGCTGCTGTCCGCCGAGATCGATGCCATCGGCAAGGCGCTGGCCCAGCCCGAGCGGCCGCTGGCCGCCATCGTGGCGGGCAGCAAGGTGTCCACCAAGCTGACCATCCTCAAGAGCCTGTCCGACAAGGTGGACCAGCTCATCGTGGGCGGGGGCATCGCCAATACCTTCATGCTGGCCGCAGGCCTGTCGATCGGCAAGAGCCTGGCCGAGCCCGACCTGGTGGAAGAGGCCCGGGCCGTGATCGAAGCCATGAAGGCGCGCGGCGCCGAGGTGCCGATTCCCACCGACGTGGTGGTCGCCAAGACCTTCTCGGCCGATGCGCCCGCCACCGTCAAGGCCGCCACCGACGTCGCCGAGGACGACCTGATCCTGGACATCGGCCCGCAGACGGCCGCGAAGCTGGCCGCCCAGCTCAAGGCCGCCGGCACCATCGTCTGGAACGGCCCGGTGGGCGTGTTCGAGTTCGCGGCCTTCGAGAACGGGACCAAGGCCATCGCCCAGGCCATCGCCGAGTCGCCGGCCTTCAGCATCGCCGGCGGCGGAGACACGCTCGCCGCGATCGCGAAATACGGCATCGAGAAGAACGTGGGCTACATCTCCACGGGCGGCGGAGCCTTCCTGGAAGTGCTGGAGGGCAAGACGCTGCCGGCCTTCGAGATCCTGCAGAAGCGCGCCCAGGGCTGATCTGCAGTTTTCAGGCATCAGGACGCAAGCCCGCTGGCGCACTGCCTGCGGGCTTTTGCTTTGGAGCCCTTCAGCGCACCGTGGAAGGCAGGTAGCCGAATCGGCCGCGGAAGCGCTCGGCAAAGCGCGCACGGGACTGGTAGCCGCAGGCCAGCGCGATGCGCGGAATGCTCCAGCCGGTGGTCTGCAGCAGCATCAGCGCGTGCTGCATGCGCACGTCGGCCAGCAGGGCATCGAAGCGTTGCTGCTCGGCCGCCAGGCGCCGGCGCAGGGTGGCTTCGCTCATCGCGAGGGCGTGACCGGCCAGCGCCGCCGTCCAGCGCTGTTCGGGCGCGGCGCCCAGCAGCGCGCGCAGGCGCCGGGTGGTGGCATGGTGAAACGCGGGCCGGAAGGCATGTCCACGCTCGTGCAGCGCGCACAGCAGGTCCAGCAGACGGTAGTGCAGGCGCTCGTCGCCGATGTGCGCGGCGCCCACGCCGTCCACGGCATGGCCGAGGGTGCGGGCCAGATCGTCGTCCAGCGGCAGCGCCCGGAAAGGCGCCTGCGGCGCGGCGGCCGGCACACCCCCAGCCCGGCCGCGCTGGAACGACTCCAGCAGGCCGGCATCCAGCACGAGCAGCACGGAGCGGAACCGCCGGGCGGTGCCGCACGGCGTCTTGTGCAGGTCTGCACAGGTGCCGGGATCGACCAGCAGCAGCGTGGGGCCACCGGTGACGGACAGGCGCTGCGTGCCGGCCACCAGATCGAGCCGGCCGTCCTGCACCTGCAACAGAGTGGCGTCCTGGAACGCGAATCGCGGCGTGTGCTGCACCGTGGCCAGGGTCGGACGGGCGAGCTGGCACAGACTGCGCCGCAGTACGGGCGCACCGGAGGGCGCTGCCGCGGCAGGTGCC
Proteins encoded in this window:
- a CDS encoding AzlD domain-containing protein — translated: MDASVTEIVVATVGLALITLITRAFFMIPEKEVPMPDWLKRGLKYAPLAALAAVLAPELFMAGGEFIGTLQDARLPAMACAAAYYFWRRGILGTICVGMAVYLPLHIGLGW
- a CDS encoding phosphoglycerate kinase, with translation MQILRFSDLCAQGQARGQRVFIRADLNVPQDDDGRITEDTRIRASVPCIRMALDAGAAVMVTSHLGRPTEGTLTPADSLAPVAARLSELLGCEVPLVADWVDGVQVQPGQVVLLENCRVNVGEKKNKPELAQKMAKLCDIYVNDAFGTAHRAEGTTYGIAEYAKVACAGPLLSAEIDAIGKALAQPERPLAAIVAGSKVSTKLTILKSLSDKVDQLIVGGGIANTFMLAAGLSIGKSLAEPDLVEEARAVIEAMKARGAEVPIPTDVVVAKTFSADAPATVKAATDVAEDDLILDIGPQTAAKLAAQLKAAGTIVWNGPVGVFEFAAFENGTKAIAQAIAESPAFSIAGGGDTLAAIAKYGIEKNVGYISTGGGAFLEVLEGKTLPAFEILQKRAQG
- a CDS encoding helix-turn-helix transcriptional regulator, which encodes MTGVVPAPAAAAPSGAPVLRRSLCQLARPTLATVQHTPRFAFQDATLLQVQDGRLDLVAGTQRLSVTGGPTLLLVDPGTCADLHKTPCGTARRFRSVLLVLDAGLLESFQRGRAGGVPAAAPQAPFRALPLDDDLARTLGHAVDGVGAAHIGDERLHYRLLDLLCALHERGHAFRPAFHHATTRRLRALLGAAPEQRWTAALAGHALAMSEATLRRRLAAEQQRFDALLADVRMQHALMLLQTTGWSIPRIALACGYQSRARFAERFRGRFGYLPSTVR